Below is a genomic region from Raphanus sativus cultivar WK10039 chromosome 4, ASM80110v3, whole genome shotgun sequence.
TCATCCCAGAGAAAGGATTCGGATACCGGTACGGTCCGGGATGTCCATCTGGTCGGAGAAGCGACATTGAAGTAGTGTCAAGTAACGCAATGTTAGCCTTGgaaccatcttcttcttcttcttcttcttgggtCTTACGGAACTCCTCAAGCTCGATATCACGCATCAACTCGTCCTCCCTCTTCATCTCTCCTTCGGTCTCCTTAAACGGCATCGTTCGGTTACAGAAGCCACCACTGTCCCACTCCCCGCTCTCGAAATGATCAGGCGTGGTCGTTCTGAGCAGAACCCGAGCTTTACGGTTCGGAGCAGCGACGAAGTCGAGAACCAGACGGAGGGCTTTACGGTAGGAGTAGAGGTAACCTAGCTCGGTGAGATTGTTCCTCCCTTGGCAGTAATGGCATCCGGTGACGGTGCGGTTCTCGTGGAAGATGGATGTTTTGAGGAACCACTTGCCACCGGAGATGACTACGTAGTCGAAGTTGGTGTACTGATGGGTCCATTCGGGGTCGAGTTCGTCGAGATGGAGCTGAATATCGGAGAAGGAGACGCCTTCGGCTTTCAAAAGGAAAGGAGACCAGAGGACGGAGAGAGTGAAGTTATGAGAAGGGAATCTCCATGTGTTAGATCTGTACTCCTTGTCGTGGTAGATCTCCTCTACCTCTTGTGCCTGAGAGAGAACGCAGAGGAGGGACTGGACGTGGTTACGAGAGATCGAATCGCCGATGAAGGCCCACCATTTGTTCCTCATCCTGTGGAGAAACTGGTGTGGATCGAACCTGGGGAGATCGCAGTCGCGAGGCTTCCATCTCCAGAGAAGGTAGTTCGAATCAGGGCGTCCGTTTTTCAAGCAGTTCTGGTGTTCTTGGATATGCCGACATGAGATGTTTGTGTAGACAGGACCTGATGGGTCTGGTACCCAGTTCCCCGTAAAGATATCGCACTTTGTGGAtgctacaatttaaaaaaaaaaacatcagagGTTTTTGATATGATTGGATCTTTACGTTACTTGGATCATACTCTCGgatagttaattaattaattagaaagaaAGATGCTCTTCTCTTACCATTTTGTGAAGTGGTGGTGATGTTGACTGGGGAATAAACGGGGGATGGAGCTTGAGCGGCTGAAGCAGTGAGACCGGAAGGATCTGCCGGTTCCGGCGAGGAGGTTCTTACTTGTGCAATCGGAGAGCCGGTGGAATCGGTGATGATGAAACGATAAGTGAGAccgaggagaaggaagaaggcgACGAATTTGAGGAATATTTGGTTGCGTTGGTGAGAGGAGTTACCAAATGGGTTTCCTTCCATCTTCATGCTCTTCCACACTGATCTCAATCTATCCATGTGAGAACTTGAGGGAAACTGATCAGTGTGCTTTTTGGAAGGTATTGTTCATTTGTTTGTATTATTAGCTTTCTTGGCCTTTTTTTGGTTGTTGATGAAAGCTTCCTGGTGGTAAACAATGAcagagtgttttttttttcttttttgaattcAAAGTCATTagtatttgtttttgtaatacCTTCTTCTAATAATACTGTAAACTAAAttactcgttttttttttggttgcgTGGGTCGTGCTTTAGCAAGATTTACAGTTTTCTAGAGAGAGCCAGAAAAAGAGTAATATAATGATTAGATTTTCTTAATTGTTTTCTTAAAGATACTTGATAGAATAGATAATTGCACAGCATATATCATagacttttttttcctttacgCATTGATTAAGCCAATGATATACACGGAGACATGATACCACCATTAATGATTTCCAGTAATTGAAAAAGCTTGGAACAACTCATAACGCATTTACTAAGCCTGAAACGCATTGTATCGAATCTGAGTAAGAAATCTATTACTgtgaattatataatttatctttATCCTCCTTCATTTTTCAACTGTTAAAACTGAAACACGTTTTCGGAAAGTACAAAGTTGTGAAATGAGAACCCATGTCATTTGCAAAGACAAGATAAAGACATAACGCCttagatctgttttttttttttgagatctGATTATTGTTTTCCAACTAAAAACTACACTGCTTATACCTTATACAGTTTTTGCGTACAAATGTGGCTTACCTTATACAATTTACTAGATACTtaacccgcacacccgtgcgggtgttaattttcacatttttataaattgataattgtttttcataattattattatatatttatacgtattataatatagttaattgtataagtatttaaatagttttagaaTTCTATACATCATAATCAAATCTGAATCAAATAGGTAATATGGTtacttttagttattttgttatttttaggttaagtttagtttaaatttaaaatacccAAAATGAATCGgttaatattgttatttttggTACAAATTTTCGAACCGGTTTCAAATACATTAGTTTTTGGATATTTGTAGGTTTCTATATATCATAACCGAATTCATCTGGATTCAGGAAAACCCAATTCAAAACCCACATAAAATTTGCAATGCCCGAATGAATCCAAACTCAAAAAAACTGATACCCAAAAGAAATAACTTATAGTTGAATAGATACAGAATGTTATGTCTAACTGGTTATGCTTAACGCAAATAAAAGATAGTTTGTTAGCCATTTTGAATTCTTGTCACAAATAAagtaaatttcttttaaatatgttgattattatagttaatatgtaaaataaatactGCCAATATattatagtaaatataattaatgaaatagtTAAATAGGTGAGAAATgaatgtaaaaattaaaaaagaaattgaaaacaaacaaattttgttttgtacttCTGTAATAAATGATGTCAATTTTTTAGTAAAGATAATAAATGAAATGattataattgattaaaataataaaaatctgtaaaaatcacttaaaataggtaagtgttattttattatatatatatagaaacatgaatataaatcaaaacaacaatatatatatatatatatatataaacatgaatataaataaaaaacaaataaaatgtacatatatattccctccgtttcgatTTAGATTATAATGTTGTTTTAggcattaaaatattaaaagatcaATTTTGTAAGTGAATAAATGAAtcaataatgaaataaaatataaattagaaaTAGCCAATTAACATAAGTTTCCAGATTAAatggttaaaatatttataagtaaaTTAGTGTGCTTATCTAATAGACtcaaaattagatatatttaggttgttttgtgaataatgatgtggttccaaaaaaaggcatgtgatatatatattttttgatctGAGTGGGATaggtttaataaaaaatattaacaacaTGTCAACATATGTTTTCGTTGTGATTTCAACGTGAAGAAAACTAAATacattttctaataatttttttatacattCCTTTTATTGTTAAGAGGAACCCAATTTTTAGGTAACAGTATATATGCTAAAGATATTCGTTTAGTCTATAATTAAATGTAGCTGATTAATTAATATTCTAAAATCTCTATATTAAAGGTTAATGGCAATCCTTTGTAATTATTGtgaaaaactaagggttaaatactatttgtacttcacttttaatagtttagatgctTACAAATGTATTGGGTAAACAATCAAATAGCCGACAAAAAATTGGGTGTTTAACGTTTAAGTCCTctgtataatattaatatagatttgtaaacgtataacaaaaatatcgaatttaaattgaaatcctaatttttcttttttgtcgaCAATTGAAATcctaatttaaaaatgtaaatacaaaATAGCAGAAGTAAATACACATCGAATTATTAATGCATAGTGTGTGGGTACACAATATAAGACCCATACTGAATAAATTAGACGTAGATGTTGGACCCCCATGGGGTTTTAAATCTTTACGTCGTGGACCAGCTTCTTAAACCTGGACATGCGTCAGCTGCCTACCGTAATACAGTAGCTTTTACGGTGTCATTTTACTTGAATACGATTCAACAGACAGGTCCAGCCTATCAAAACagatctatatataataaaataagtagTGATGATTATAAAAACAGAGTTGATAATttactttatttgttttttttttttttgctaaaatttgaaatttactTTATTTGTTGATAGTTATTGATTTGATACACAATAAAAAAATGATccacaacaaacaaaacatatcaatttttttttacatacaCCAGAAGATCACAAGAAAATCAGATTGTTATCTTTAACCCAGATTGTTAACATAACAATGAACCAAGACCATTCATCTACGGCAAAGCACCTATAAACCTGACGATATTAGCAAAGCTTAAGCGTTGCAAGCATAGTCAGTAGTCACCTCTTGCTGAAACAGTTGCTCCATCAGCTGCGCCTTCTCAGGGTCATTCTCAGGCCTCTCAAGTATCTCAATGCCCCTCACCCTTACCGTTGTATGGTCCTGGATATAGCTTACCAGTCATCAGCTTACTGTAATTTGAAGTTTCAATCTTTTACAAGAGATGGTGACAGATGTGTTATTACAGAGAGAATAACATTTACAGAGCTATGAAGCTTTGTTGTACCATGATCTATgcaaactcaaaaaaaaaaaagggaaaatcaTGTACAAAGATGTTTAATTTCTCCTTGTTGAACAGTGAGCACACAAGATGATTGCAGAGCAATGACATAagaagaaaatgtaaaataatagcGTCTGATAAGAAGAAGCAATGACAAAACGAAGCTTATAACTTCTGGACAGTGACAAACATAGTTAGTTAACCCATTGTGAGCTCACATGCTCTTGAACCCCTCGTTGCAATTTCCAACTCCGCAAAAACCCGACGTTTGTTCATCATGAATGACTCAGGGAAGACAGTTGCGGTCTCTAATCGCCTTGCGCTCTTGAGTATATAAACTGCCACTTCTTTATCATCTTCCTTTCCAGTGTAGTCTATCCACTCAAAGGTTTTGAGATGGAACAACAAACATTCCGGAACACAGCTCGGCTGAATCCAACAAACCTGCTCAACATTCCAGTTGTTATGTAATAAAGATGTAAGAAATGCGATGCATTAGGCTAAAACCGTAAAAGCAGACATGTAATTTTCACTCTTTTGGGTTAAATGAATGAAAATACCAGGTCACAGTCAAAAAGCTTGACAATTTGAAGTACAGGGGAATGTCGGAGCACGTGCATAAGCAAATTCGACCAGTTCTCATTACATCCGCGGAACTCCAAACGCACAAGCTGAAAGAAAATGCTGCCAACAGGATCCTGAATGTAGTGAGAAAAGCAAAAGTCAGAGGCGGTTTGCAAGTGTgataaataattacatttaaaatttaaaaaacaaaaaaaaagaattttaccAATCCGTATAAGGTTAGAGAAAGACGCTTGGCAAAGGCAAGAGATTCCCAAGCATTCCCTCGGGTTGCAAAAGTATTAAGACTTGCCTCCACAAGCTCGGGCATTTCACCCATCACATTAACTTCACCATACTCGTTGACAATATCCAAATGGTTCAAAGAGTGGGGATGTTGTAACACAAACAAATTGTTATCAGGATCATCAGAATCTTGCAATGTGTTCCAAACAGTCAAACTCCGAAGGGAAGGCACGTCGATGGTGAACGTCTCGACATTGTCATCGCTACAGCTGTGAACAACCAGGTTTTCAAGAACAGGGGAGCTGGATATAAGCCTAACGAAAGACTCCTCATCAGCATACTTAACAGCTCGAAGGCGCAATGTCCTAAGAGATTTCAAGCTAACCCGACGAGGAACATCCAAGAAAATAACCTTGTGGAGCTCCAAGGTCTCGAGTGTTTCGCATCTAAACAGCCTACTCGGCAGTCTTATAAACCGATGCACACCATCGGTGAAGCTTATCTTCAAATCACGCACGAAGCGATCGACTGCGATTCTAACCTATAGATAAATCTCCGAACCATCGATGCATCCAAAAGCTTTGGTGAGGTGAAAACTTTCTATAACTGGTGACTTGTGCAACAGCAAAGTCCCGGAGACAGCATGTGACGGCAAGACTATGCAATCAATCTCACTGCTGTCCACAGTATCAATCCATTGGTCTTCAAAAGTGAGTCTTGGCACCATTGTCCAAAGCGACAACCATCGTTTCGACAAAACGCTCGTAGCCACGGCGACTTTGGTCGTTGGAGCAAATGAAAGTATCTTGATGAGCAAGTCATCAGTCAAGTCACTAAAGCTgtccatataaataaataatctcaACCAAAAAGAGAACTTAAAAgcttagcttttttttttcttcaaagttTTTTTACGTCTCGTCAACACCAACAAAGACGGAAAGGTTGAGACTTTTAGACTTGAAACTTGACCTGGAAACAACAAGAATACGAAAGATTTGTGAATTCTCGaaaaattcgaaaaaaaaatcgaagaGAAGGCAGAAAGCAATAAGAGAGAGAGTATAATATCAAATAACGTAAATAAATCTGAGAAATAATTACTTTGCAACTTCTCCTCACAGTCGAAAGAAGCAGAGAGAGTCCACACTCACCAGTCACCACTTTTGATCAAGAAACCCTAAatcccaaattttttttttttttttttgctgtgacaaaaggtaaaaaaaggaaaaaaagttaACCGCGCGTCTTTGATATAGATTTACGGGATGACTCAGGGGTAAAACGGACATTGAACAAATTAGGGTTTCTAGTCGTCGAGATATTATAGCGTTGAAGTTTTAAAGACTCTTCTTCCTCAAGACTTAGACGCCGCTCCGTGATCTAAAGTTGCTTcccggagaagaagaagaagaagagagtaaCAAAAAATGGCGAGTAACGTACAGCTCTCCCAGAAGGAATCTGATATCAAAATGATGTGTGCCGCTGAGGTTCACCTCGGTACCAAAAACTGCAATTACCAACTGGAGCGTTACGTCTTCAGGCGTCGCAACGATGGTAATCTTTGCTCAGTTTCGTAAtgtgttttactatatatttagaGAACACAACAGTGTTGCATCTCTTTACGATActgtctgatttttttttttctaacgtaAGAACGTTTCGTTGTTGTTGTCAGGTATATATACCTTCGACCTCGGGAAAACATGGGAGAAGTTGCTGAAGGCTGCTCGAGACATGGCTGCTGCTGAGAACCCAGAAGACATTATTCTTGCATCGTCTCCTGCAGGATCACGGAGTTCTCAAGACACAGAAGTAACTTCCACTCCTGTCTCGTCTGTTCACGATCCTCGTTCACCCGTAAGTATTTTTGATTTCTTGTTGTTAGCAACCGCACCAGTTGTACAAATCTTTGAACCGCTTAAAAAAACATTTCCAGGAAATGGAGCTGATAAGTGATATGAGAGCACAGATCCAACAGCTTCACCAAGAAATGTCGTTACTACGAGACTCTGTCAAGACATGTTTGGATGCTAATGCGAGCTTGCAACAGTCAGTTCAAGGAGAAAAGCCAATGAAACGCAAATGCTGCGTCTGCGATGAAACGCAGGTCGAAGCCGTTTTGTACAGGTGCGGACATATGTGCACGTGCTTGAAATGTGCTAATGAACTACACTGGAGTGGAGGGCAATGCCCGATTTGTCGAGCTCGGATTATGGACGTTGTTCGTGTCTTCTTCGATACAAgaaactgaaataaaaaaaagggtTTCCTAGCTAAACGCATGACGAGTCCACTAACCCATTAGGCCCCTCTGTTTTACTTAATAGTGTTTGCGTTATTTGGCTTTTTGGGTCTGAATATCGCAATGTTCTCACATTAGATTATGCTACCAACATTGTAAGGAaagtttttgtttagttttataaaagtttttgaTGTCCTACGCCAACAATAATAACTAGGCggttttcccgtgctcatgcacggaaataaacatttataaggtaaatatataataatttattgttatttaattttgattttaaattaatttataatttttatgcataatatatattaataatattatattattttagttagatatatgattttagatatgttagaTTAGATCTAGTTGATTTACCtatcatttgggtatattggattACATCTATTTatctgaattcaactataatattttttattctaaatctattaaaattttaattaattttcttattttcatttaggttggttgttttcttagatatataaatatatattaggaaGACTAtgtataaattaagatatattatgcttagaatgaaataaaaaataaactaaaatgtttGATTCAAAGTTATGTAAATTAGTATAATGATATTATTCTGaagtctcatgcatatatataattttacaaaagaactaaattgtagcagttggttaatattttatttttatttgttaatgtgttttgagtcttcctataatttatatttataaaataaattattagtacaaaattttattttcgtaTTGTAgttaaatctatgattttagatctaagttggattagtcgagtCACTCATATTAtgagtatattgagttacatatattcttttatattcaaaatagaagtatgattatttttattataattaatccaagtcaattaattttatttatcattatgtattttcataatatatatcaaattaaattttattttttaaaaacatattagaaaataaattgatGGTCTATAGAAAattacatacataagtaactgatacttttttggaagctcatgaagacatatcaatatttacaataataaaatatttttataatttctaaataattatatgaatatttattaaattatatttttttgctgtAAATGAAAGATATTACAATCaactaaatataagaaaaaataacatttcaataatactaattatgaACTATTTTTAGTCAACTAAActattcttaattattttatgtaatcatctaaaacaatagatagatatgtaaaaaatatttctattactttgaaaatatattgttgtacttattaaaattgtgttttataagaaatatcatttctttttataatatcaagattatctgtgaaaatataattataaagaaagtattttattagtatattttatgttatcaagtttttttttagaaaaatggaatattactattttgtgaactttcctttttaatgaaatcttattatttatacatataatttcgtttttatattcattttaactttataaacgtttcttttttattatatagatatttggaaaattttataaaggaaactaaataaaaaattcaataataatatttaaatataatatttttaattcattaagagtATGAATGTAAACaaccgtgagagttaacgtgagcgcgacatcGACAtctaggaaactgacttctcaaatctttatatataaaataagctTTTCATCCCTCCTGGGGTGTCCACGTCGACGTCCACGTCAGAAATTCAGTCTTTTTGGCGCGACACCTGTCCCTTCTTCTTTAAACTCTGCGTTTCATAAATCGTTTTCTTCGATGAGCTTTTCATCTTCCCTTATAAACGAGCTTCTCCGTTGAAGTCTCAGGGGTTTCTCCATCTTGAGTTATGCTTCTCACGCTGTCTGACCTCTCTCGATGCCACTGCGTCTCTGACTCCGCCACTGCGCCGCCGACTCCGCCACTGCACCTCCGCTACTCTGCGTTGTACCCTCGCGAGATCTCTGCTCATGTCTCTCTATCTCCACTGCCATCTCTATCAATTGTAACGAATCTCCTCCTCCTTTTTAGATCTACAAATTATTTACTTTCTTATCATCTGTGTACTGTGTGGCTTTGATTTGGGTGCAGTTTGAATAATCAAAGGGTGAAGACGAACCAGAAAAAGCGATGCGGTGTGGAAGAGCAGAGAGGAGTgcagaggaagagagaagaggcTGTACAGAGGATTACCACCGCTGAGCCAGACTAATCTGGGTTTTGTTTGAGTTTTACTAGATTTTGCTCTTATTTGAAATTACCATTTTTGCAGGTTTGTGATTTGAGGATGATGggttatatatagtttatgCTGGAAAAAGACGATGGTAAGGATTTGCCTTGAATTCTGATTCTGATTTTGTCTCTGTTTTTGTTACAGGAAGTTGATGGAAAGGATTTGCCATGAAAGTTGAATCTTATTCTGTTTACTTAATAGTTTTCTTTCGGAGACAAACTTCACTTTAGATTGTAAAGTTTCCTGTTTTATCTAATGTTTCTGACTTAGGCTGTGTAGAGAAGCAGTGATCTTTCGatgtgttttaaaatttcagctttttaatgtttttcaGGTTGAGTGACATTTTTTGTGGTTCATGGCAAGAGACAGTGATATacagaaaaaggaaaatggaAAGTGTAGCCATACCAGAGCATTCGATCAAACTCCTCCATGTTGCACAGCCTGGAGTATTTGATCTGGTGGGTTATGTCATCTCCGCCGGGGAAGGGAAACCATACCAGAGCGTCTTCTACAACGGAATCATTGAGGTAGTTAAGCAAGGCAAAATTGTGGAGAGGCATGGACGTCTTGATTTTCAATGGTTGGCATTAGTGGACCCATATCGATCACATCCAGACGTACATTTTCTTTggctttttgttttcttcgttTTTAAGTTTTGACTCATTTGATGACGTCTACATGTGTTTGTGTGGCCCAGATACATGGAAGATGGGACAGATTGTACAAAGACATGAACAGACTGGTCGCTTATTACAAAGGGATGACCACTTGGCTCGATGGGTTAATGCATTTGTCAATCCATCTAAGACCAAGGTTTTTTTCAATGGTGTTTCTCCTGTTCACCGAGTAagtaaacaaacaaagaaaTCTGTTTCAATGGGTAGTTGATGTTACTGGTTAAGCATTTTCTAGGCATATCATAGCTATTAGggaatcataaacattttaattttaatctttataCAAGAAATTGATAATTTAAAGACCATTTGATCTATGTATAATAGCTCTTTAAAATTTATGCACTGAGACGAATATTTTATCCTGATGTGCTCAAAACCTGCCATGAGTATTATTTTGATACTGTACGTTATTGTCTAGGTGATTATGGTTATCTCATTCTCTAACATTATCTAGACGATCTTTTGTTGGCAGTGGAAGGGATTGGGGAGAGCCAATGAAGTCATGTAAGAGTCGCACACAGCCATTCTACGGGAGGAAATATTCAGGAGGGTCACCTGTTGCTTGGGTGATTTTAAACAAAGTGATGAGGAGATTGAAGAAACCGGTCTATCTCAACGCCGTAAAGATACTCATCCTTGTGCTTACATTGGAACCATCCTGGTTATGATTGTAGCCACTGGTATCTTCCTGGTCTACCTGATTCCTGGAATGTACTCTTTTACTCTGCTCTTTTCTCTTGAAGTCTCTTTTGTCCTATCATCAATGTATAGGTTACTGAATAACAGTCTATTTCTGTAGTTACCTTTAAATTGTTGTCGCTTTATTCTTGACTGAAATAACGTTTTAGATACCCATGGGACTCTAAACATAAGAAAAACATCTCAAGAATACAATATACACAACCGTGAAAGGATTCAGTAGTCAGGTATGGATAAGTTTCTATACGTTtgtttttatgtataaattGATATGTACTCCAAATAAATACCTAATCagaatttatatgttataaaacattaaaattggtTTGAAAATAGTAGACGCTAAAGATCAACAAAAGTATAGCCTTTGTAGTTTCGTTTATGCATTAACAAACAATCGATGCAATAGCAAACCCAAAGCACTTCCTCTACTCTCAGGATCACTTGCAAAACACGTTTCTAGAAAATCCCTTGCATCTGACGGCACACACTCTGGAATCTCAGGCGCTTCTCCACTCAACAAAACAGACACAAGATCACGTGACTCAACCTCTTACCATGGCTCACCCGCATACATCTCCAAAACTACGcacatataaaaatgaaaaacgaaCCACAAAAAAGGAACCAGAGAAAAGAACatatacaaaatgaaaaaacCAACCAGAAAAAGaaccaaaacattaaaaaaggTTTGGAAGCAAAGACATGAAAGATACGAGTGGATGGCTAATGTCAGCATATTTTTCAATGAATCCAATCCAATAGACTAATATAACACATGAGAATCCGTGTGGATGGCTAATTGTCTGCAttgtttttctccttttttattaaatatttatttggtcCTCATCCCATAATATTTTCCATAATATTTTGCATTATTTTGTTTcaagattattattttctacATTATATTTTGCATTAGTTTGTTTcaagattattattttctacATTTCATGTAATTTTGTGGcagttattttaaatttcaagaGATGTTGTAAATACCAAAATAGCTCAATgcgtattttttattattacattatataatttcataacCTATAACCATTTGAagctttttaaaatgttaagatacaaattttttttttctctcttaaaAATTCATCACAATTGAAAACAATTATCAATTATCTgaccattttaattttattgaaatatttttctcgCTTTTGATTGAATCcgattgatttttttcttttctttttcgacAAAAATccaatatatttacaatttataaaacagccaatatatttagaatccggtcatttttagttatataattgaaatttgGTGTAAAcaacataattatatttaccCCCAATTTAACAtacaaaaaaatttacacaaaaatatatcttttacaAATATCGATCCATtaaatcccgcccgtagggcgggcctaTCCTagtaatattatagagattagcAGAAAACTAAACAAATAACTCTACAAGAAACTTGATGGTGAAAGTTAGTTAGATATCAAAACTGAAATGGGGATgcatcacacacacacacacactgtAATCAGGCTCAGAATTGTGCTCCGGAGGGAAAGCACGTCGATGGTGAACGTCTCGACATTGTCATCGCTACAGCTGTGAACAACCAGGTTTTCAAGAACAGGGGAGCTGGATATAAGCCTAACGAAAGACTCCTCATCAGCATACTTAACAGCTCGAAGGCGCAATGTCCTAAGAGATTTCAAGCTAACCCGACGAGGAACATCCAAGAAAATAACCTTGTGGAGCTCCAAGGTCTCGAGTGTTTCGCATCTAAACAAACTACTCGGCAGTCTTATAAACCGATGGCATCGGTGAAGCTTATCTTCAGATCACGCACGAAACGATCGACT
It encodes:
- the LOC108848822 gene encoding protein trichome birefringence-like 25 produces the protein MDRLRSVWKSMKMEGNPFGNSSHQRNQIFLKFVAFFLLLGLTYRFIITDSTGSPIAQVRTSSPEPADPSGLTASAAQAPSPVYSPVNITTTSQNASTKCDIFTGNWVPDPSGPVYTNISCRHIQEHQNCLKNGRPDSNYLLWRWKPRDCDLPRFDPHQFLHRMRNKWWAFIGDSISRNHVQSLLCVLSQAQEVEEIYHDKEYRSNTWRFPSHNFTLSVLWSPFLLKAEGVSFSDIQLHLDELDPEWTHQYTNFDYVVISGGKWFLKTSIFHENRTVTGCHYCQGRNNLTELGYLYSYRKALRLVLDFVAAPNRKARVLLRTTTPDHFESGEWDSGGFCNRTMPFKETEGEMKREDELMRDIELEEFRKTQEEEEEEDGSKANIALLDTTSMSLLRPDGHPGPYRYPNPFSGMKIKDPPVHVQNDCLHWCLPGPIDSWNDLMVEVMLNREIDNKS
- the LOC108852784 gene encoding LOW QUALITY PROTEIN: F-box/FBD/LRR-repeat protein At5g56420 (The sequence of the model RefSeq protein was modified relative to this genomic sequence to represent the inferred CDS: substituted 1 base at 1 genomic stop codon); this encodes MDSFSDLTDDLLIKILSFAPTTKVAVATSVLSKRWLSLWTMVPRLTFEDQWIDTVDSSEIDCIVLPSHAVSGTLLLHKSPVIESFHLTKAFGCIDGSEIYLXVRIAVDRFVRDLKISFTDGVHRFIRLPSRLFRCETLETLELHKVIFLDVPRRVSLKSLRTLRLRAVKYADEESFVRLISSSPVLENLVVHSCSDDNVETFTIDVPSLRSLTVWNTLQDSDDPDNNLFVLQHPHSLNHLDIVNEYGEVNVMGEMPELVEASLNTFATRGNAWESLAFAKRLSLTLYGLDPVGSIFFQLVRLEFRGCNENWSNLLMHVLRHSPVLQIVKLFDCDLVCWIQPSCVPECLLFHLKTFEWIDYTGKEDDKEVAVYILKSARRLETATVFPESFMMNKRRVFAELEIATRGSRACELTMG
- the LOC130510824 gene encoding 40S ribosomal protein S0-like, producing MASNVQLSQKESDIKMMCAAEVHLGTKNCNYQLERYVFRRRNDGIYTFDLGKTWEKLLKAARDMAAAENPEDIILASSPAGSRSSQDTEVTSTPVSSVHDPRSPEMELISDMRAQIQQLHQEMSLLRDSVKTCLDANASLQQSVQGEKPMKRKCCVCDETQVEAVLYRCGHMCTCLKCANELHWSGGQCPICRARIMDVVRVFFDTRN
- the LOC130510825 gene encoding uncharacterized protein LOC130510825, with product MESVAIPEHSIKLLHVAQPGVFDLVGYVISAGEGKPYQSVFYNGIIEVVKQGKIVERHGRLDFQWLALVDPYRSHPDIHGRWDRLYKDMNRLVAYYKGMTTWLDGLMHLSIHLRPRFFSMVFLLFTDGRDWGEPMKSCKSRTQPFYGRKYSGGSPVAWVILNKVMRRLKKPVYLNAVKILILVLTLEPSWL